A region of Actinobacillus porcitonsillarum DNA encodes the following proteins:
- a CDS encoding pyridoxal phosphatase, producing MTYQAVAFDLDGTLLSSQATILESSKQAIQRIRDKGIKVFFVTGRHHTAVRPYYAEIGLDTPVVCCNGTYLYDFKQDKVLEGNPLSAELASQLINQAQAEGIHTAVYFRDAMTYEQLNPHFTKFKKWVDSCPESVRPDVHQVEKFQKEIDKGTLVWKVLISDPDLEKMQSFVKTLPLDQVSPEWSWVDRIDITAVGNSKGAMLAKLLEREGISPQNVVAFGDNFNDISMLELVGLGVAMGGSEAEVQQRAKKTIGSHDQDSIAQELTTLFNL from the coding sequence ATGACTTACCAAGCAGTAGCTTTTGATCTAGACGGCACTTTACTTTCCTCGCAAGCAACCATTTTAGAATCAAGCAAGCAAGCTATTCAACGAATAAGAGACAAAGGCATTAAAGTTTTTTTTGTGACAGGTCGTCATCATACAGCTGTTCGACCATATTACGCAGAAATTGGATTAGATACTCCCGTAGTTTGTTGTAATGGCACTTATTTATATGATTTTAAGCAAGATAAAGTGCTTGAAGGAAATCCTTTATCTGCAGAGCTCGCTTCACAATTGATCAATCAAGCTCAAGCTGAAGGCATTCATACAGCAGTTTATTTTCGTGATGCAATGACCTATGAGCAACTCAACCCACATTTCACTAAATTCAAAAAATGGGTAGATTCTTGTCCTGAATCGGTTCGTCCGGATGTTCATCAAGTTGAAAAATTCCAAAAAGAGATTGATAAAGGCACATTAGTTTGGAAAGTACTTATCAGTGATCCTGATTTAGAAAAAATGCAAAGTTTTGTGAAAACATTACCGCTTGATCAAGTTAGCCCGGAATGGTCTTGGGTAGATCGTATTGATATTACGGCAGTAGGGAATAGTAAAGGGGCAATGTTGGCTAAATTACTTGAACGTGAAGGCATTTCGCCTCAAAACGTTGTGGCATTTGGCGATAATTTTAATGATATTTCGATGTTAGAGCTTGTTGGTTTAGGCGTTGCAATGGGGGGCTCAGAAGCCGAAGTTCAGCAACGCGCGAAGAAAACCATTGGTTCTCACGATCAAGATAGTATTGCACAAGAACTCACGACCCTGTTTAATCTTTAA
- the narQ gene encoding nitrate/nitrite two-component system sensor histidine kinase NarQ: MNTFVINPKNSIARRIGLYFFIIIGFATLISGISLGIMWSNKSDASLINVSGSLRYQSYRFWHEMNHAPENIELRLEEYRASLNSPELQALNSSYLLPKEVKARYQRLKDVWEEMALYIRHQDHESYLSRIEHYVKEIDAFVSALQKFAEFKLKIAISVIAISMLLIIALAYYGIWYTRKRIIKHLDQLVLASQQIQQEDFDHVNLAINEQNELGVLSKTFTQMASELKKLYTSLEDKVADKTRRLTAVNRSMMVLYHCSQILTSKPVNRDLLLQVLERVLANEQLKGIALDVYGADYWNITLDTDLLSDQWQKYEIAIENEKIAMLRWKSSLLCPDERLLHSVAEMIGRSIYVVQNHKQQQQLILMEERSIIARELHDSLAQSLTFFKIQIRLLQRNGETEQDWEKQKAILNDLEKALNDAYSQLRELLSTFRLTIDEANLTSALERILDTLRARTSAQIRLTCKLPSLMFSAQEQVHVLQIIREAVINAIKHADASEIEVIAETNADGEHCLMILDNGKGIETDIEPEGHYGLTIMKERATELHGEFKIQNRPEGGTLVMVILPNMLSKR; encoded by the coding sequence ATGAATACGTTCGTCATTAACCCTAAAAATTCAATCGCAAGGCGCATCGGATTATATTTCTTTATTATTATCGGATTTGCCACGTTAATTAGTGGCATTTCGCTCGGTATTATGTGGAGCAATAAATCCGATGCTAGCCTTATCAACGTATCGGGCTCATTACGCTACCAAAGTTATCGTTTTTGGCACGAGATGAACCATGCGCCTGAAAATATTGAATTAAGACTTGAAGAGTATCGAGCAAGTCTAAATTCTCCGGAATTACAAGCATTAAATTCAAGCTATTTATTACCTAAAGAGGTAAAAGCACGCTATCAACGCCTAAAAGATGTATGGGAAGAGATGGCGTTGTATATTCGTCATCAGGATCATGAGAGCTATTTATCTCGCATTGAACATTATGTGAAGGAAATAGATGCTTTTGTCTCTGCTTTACAGAAGTTTGCTGAGTTTAAACTTAAGATCGCCATTAGTGTCATTGCGATTTCGATGTTGCTTATTATTGCCCTTGCCTATTATGGTATTTGGTATACCCGTAAACGAATTATTAAGCATTTGGATCAATTAGTTTTGGCGAGCCAACAAATTCAGCAAGAAGATTTTGATCATGTTAATTTAGCCATTAATGAGCAAAATGAGTTGGGAGTACTCTCAAAAACCTTTACACAAATGGCGAGTGAGTTGAAAAAACTTTATACCTCATTAGAAGATAAGGTTGCAGATAAAACACGGCGTTTAACCGCAGTGAATCGTTCAATGATGGTGCTTTATCATTGCTCACAAATTTTGACCTCGAAGCCGGTTAATCGAGATCTGCTTTTACAAGTGTTAGAGAGAGTGCTTGCTAATGAGCAATTAAAAGGGATTGCTTTAGATGTTTATGGTGCAGATTATTGGAATATTACGCTTGATACTGACTTATTAAGCGACCAGTGGCAAAAGTATGAGATTGCGATTGAAAATGAAAAAATCGCCATGCTTCGTTGGAAATCCTCTTTATTATGCCCAGATGAGCGTTTGTTACATAGTGTAGCTGAAATGATTGGGCGTAGTATTTATGTCGTACAAAATCATAAACAGCAACAGCAATTGATTCTGATGGAAGAGCGTTCAATTATTGCAAGGGAATTACATGATTCTCTCGCCCAGTCTTTAACATTTTTTAAAATTCAGATTAGACTATTGCAGCGTAATGGCGAAACAGAGCAAGATTGGGAAAAACAAAAAGCGATCCTTAATGATCTTGAGAAGGCTTTAAATGATGCTTATAGTCAATTGAGAGAACTACTTTCAACTTTCCGCTTAACCATCGATGAAGCGAATTTGACCAGTGCATTGGAAAGGATATTAGATACTTTACGCGCAAGAACATCTGCACAGATTAGGCTAACTTGTAAGTTACCGTCATTAATGTTTAGTGCACAAGAACAAGTGCATGTCTTACAAATTATACGAGAGGCGGTCATTAATGCTATTAAGCATGCGGATGCGAGTGAAATAGAGGTTATTGCGGAAACCAATGCCGATGGCGAACATTGTTTAATGATTCTTGATAATGGAAAAGGTATTGAAACAGATATCGAACCTGAAGGACATTATGGTTTAACGATTATGAAAGAGCGAGCTACAGAGCTACATGGTGAATTTAAAATTCAAAACCGCCCGGAAGGGGGGACTTTAGTGATGGTTATTTTGCCTAATATGCTCAGCAAGCGGTAG
- a CDS encoding GNAT family N-acetyltransferase, with protein sequence MRIRKSIETDFETILAIYNQAIPTHQITADLELATTTNRRAWFDFHLSSEKYPIWTVEDEEGIAGWFSFSPFYERPAFIHTSEISIYLDGKAKGKGYGSEIIQFMQAEMLNHGIHTLMAYVFEMNEVSQKLMFKHGFEQWGRFPNIANMGKDEQGQDKWRTLLMLSYQRI encoded by the coding sequence ATGCGTATCCGCAAATCTATAGAAACCGATTTTGAAACAATTTTAGCCATTTATAATCAAGCTATCCCAACCCATCAAATTACGGCGGATCTTGAGCTGGCAACGACAACTAATCGCCGTGCATGGTTCGATTTTCATCTATCAAGTGAAAAATATCCAATATGGACAGTTGAAGATGAAGAAGGGATTGCCGGCTGGTTTAGTTTCTCGCCATTTTATGAGCGTCCCGCTTTTATTCATACTTCAGAAATCAGTATTTATTTAGATGGAAAGGCAAAAGGAAAGGGCTACGGTTCAGAGATCATTCAATTTATGCAAGCAGAAATGTTGAATCACGGTATTCATACTCTGATGGCATATGTGTTTGAAATGAATGAAGTGAGTCAGAAATTGATGTTCAAACATGGTTTTGAACAATGGGGACGTTTCCCGAATATAGCCAATATGGGGAAAGATGAGCAAGGGCAAGATAAATGGCGAACGTTGTTGATGCTTTCTTATCAGCGTATTTAG
- a CDS encoding ABC transporter ATP-binding protein has product MSMKVLKEQPIIELSDIVVEFASRDGTLFNPKKFTAIDHVNLSIYAGETVGLVGQSGCGKSTLANVMIGLQKPTAGTIKFNGLQMKYGSAEARKQFGRQVSVIFQDPATALNPRMRVLDILKDPMDIHNVLQPKEREKRVYELLSRVGLPRSAAQVEPTRLSGGQKQRVAIARALALSPKLIVADEPTSALDVSVRAQVLNLLADLKKELNLAMVFISHDLQTVHQVSDRIVVMNGGKIIETGSADVVFNNPKDSYTKTLIQAAPSLL; this is encoded by the coding sequence ATGAGTATGAAAGTGTTAAAAGAACAACCTATTATTGAGTTATCCGATATTGTTGTGGAATTTGCTTCTCGTGATGGTACGCTGTTCAACCCTAAAAAATTCACGGCAATTGACCATGTCAATTTATCGATTTACGCAGGCGAAACTGTTGGACTGGTTGGACAATCCGGCTGTGGTAAATCCACATTAGCAAATGTGATGATCGGGCTACAAAAACCGACTGCCGGAACAATTAAATTCAATGGATTACAAATGAAGTATGGTAGTGCAGAGGCTCGAAAACAGTTTGGTCGGCAAGTTTCTGTTATCTTCCAAGATCCGGCTACCGCACTTAATCCTAGAATGAGGGTATTGGATATTTTGAAAGATCCAATGGATATTCACAATGTCTTACAACCCAAAGAGCGAGAAAAACGTGTTTATGAACTCCTTTCTCGCGTTGGACTCCCTCGCTCTGCCGCACAGGTTGAGCCGACTCGCCTTTCCGGTGGTCAAAAACAACGTGTTGCGATAGCCAGAGCATTAGCGTTAAGTCCTAAATTGATTGTGGCAGATGAACCTACTTCAGCATTAGATGTGTCGGTACGTGCGCAAGTATTAAATCTACTTGCCGATCTCAAAAAAGAACTCAATCTTGCGATGGTCTTTATTTCTCACGATTTACAGACCGTCCATCAAGTTTCTGATCGAATCGTTGTCATGAATGGAGGGAAAATTATTGAAACAGGTTCTGCGGATGTGGTATTTAACAACCCAAAAGATAGCTATACAAAAACATTAATTCAAGCTGCACCATCTTTATTGTAA
- a CDS encoding dipeptide/oligopeptide/nickel ABC transporter permease/ATP-binding protein encodes MFRQGLAARLANGGARFRALPTSSKIALIFIVFIAVIAILAPVVAPYDPLQTIRPVQAPNSEFLFGTDRLGRDIFSRMVWGARTSLFIGLGAVGVAIIFGGILGATAATADKLGNEVIMRLMDILMAFPGIALAAVLLATFGNSVPVIIITIAVVYTPQLARVVRANVISQWEEDYVRAERVLGGSRTYILLKHVVRNTAAPVLVFATVMVADAIVFEASLSFLGAGVQPPFPSWGNILSEGRNLVLSGFWWATTFAGMFILLTVLALNILAEGLTDALVNPKLKRTTKQKEDVAKPLSTDVQEAMAETLALKRYLNQLHEKEISRTDRMQLQHDAKPILQVKNLSIRFPNRYGDIPLVDEISFTVHEGETMGLVGESGCGKSITAFSIMGLLPKSAKITGEILFTDRSGKQHDLLKSTELNQLRGHEIAMIYQDALSALNPSMRIKDQMAQLISRGGKQSAETLLQWVKLDPEKTLNRYPHELSGGQRQRVLIAMALAREPKLLIADEPTTALDVVVQAEVIKLLNELREKLGFAMVFVSHDLALVAQMAHHITVMYAGQVVESAPTSALLAYPTHEYTRGLLGSVLSTEVRAKRLYQIPGSVPSPFDFAKGDRFASRSLRPEANPEQRLPLVATEDHPKHLWASHLSSAK; translated from the coding sequence ATGTTTCGTCAAGGATTAGCCGCTCGGCTTGCAAATGGCGGTGCAAGATTCAGAGCCTTACCAACCAGTTCAAAAATCGCCTTAATTTTTATCGTGTTTATTGCGGTCATTGCGATACTGGCTCCTGTTGTTGCACCTTATGATCCATTACAAACCATACGCCCTGTTCAAGCACCAAATAGCGAATTTTTATTCGGAACCGACCGCTTGGGACGTGATATTTTCTCTCGTATGGTTTGGGGAGCAAGAACCTCTCTCTTTATCGGCTTAGGTGCCGTTGGGGTAGCAATTATCTTCGGCGGTATTTTAGGTGCAACGGCTGCAACCGCAGATAAACTAGGGAACGAAGTCATTATGCGTTTAATGGACATTCTAATGGCTTTCCCGGGTATTGCACTTGCGGCGGTATTATTAGCCACCTTTGGCAATTCCGTGCCGGTCATCATTATAACCATTGCGGTCGTTTATACCCCACAACTCGCTCGAGTGGTTCGTGCCAATGTAATCTCACAATGGGAAGAAGACTATGTTCGTGCTGAACGGGTATTAGGCGGAAGTCGTACTTATATTTTGTTAAAACATGTGGTTCGCAATACGGCTGCTCCTGTTTTAGTATTTGCCACCGTAATGGTTGCGGATGCCATTGTTTTTGAAGCGTCACTCTCTTTCTTAGGTGCAGGTGTTCAACCGCCATTCCCATCTTGGGGGAATATCTTATCTGAAGGTCGTAACCTTGTCTTGAGCGGTTTCTGGTGGGCAACAACCTTTGCCGGTATGTTTATTTTACTTACGGTCTTAGCTTTAAACATCTTAGCGGAAGGGCTTACAGACGCATTGGTAAATCCAAAATTAAAACGGACAACCAAACAAAAAGAAGATGTAGCCAAACCGTTATCCACAGATGTACAAGAGGCGATGGCCGAAACATTAGCATTAAAACGTTATTTGAATCAGCTACATGAGAAAGAAATTTCTCGTACAGATCGGATGCAATTACAACACGATGCCAAACCGATTTTACAAGTGAAAAACCTCTCTATCCGCTTCCCTAATCGTTATGGCGATATTCCGCTTGTCGATGAAATTAGCTTTACAGTCCATGAAGGCGAAACCATGGGGTTAGTGGGCGAATCAGGTTGCGGAAAATCTATTACAGCTTTCTCTATTATGGGACTGTTACCGAAGAGTGCAAAAATTACCGGTGAGATTCTTTTCACTGACCGCAGTGGAAAACAGCATGATTTATTAAAATCAACTGAACTCAATCAACTACGTGGTCATGAAATTGCCATGATTTACCAAGATGCATTAAGTGCTTTAAATCCATCTATGCGCATCAAAGATCAAATGGCACAACTCATTAGCCGAGGCGGAAAACAATCTGCTGAAACGTTATTACAATGGGTGAAACTCGATCCTGAGAAAACATTAAACCGTTATCCGCATGAACTTTCAGGTGGACAACGCCAACGTGTCTTGATTGCAATGGCTTTAGCTCGAGAACCTAAATTACTTATTGCTGATGAACCGACAACCGCTTTAGACGTTGTCGTTCAAGCCGAAGTCATTAAATTATTAAATGAATTACGTGAAAAATTAGGCTTTGCCATGGTCTTTGTAAGCCACGATCTCGCCCTTGTCGCACAAATGGCACACCATATTACCGTGATGTATGCCGGACAAGTCGTTGAATCTGCGCCGACCTCTGCACTATTGGCTTACCCAACTCACGAATATACACGGGGATTACTAGGTTCTGTGCTTTCTACGGAAGTGCGGGCAAAACGTTTATATCAAATACCGGGTAGCGTGCCTTCACCATTTGATTTTGCCAAAGGCGACCGATTTGCAAGTCGTTCTCTACGCCCTGAAGCAAATCCAGAACAACGTTTACCACTCGTTGCCACAGAAGATCATCCAAAACACCTCTGGGCTTCACATTTAAGCTCAGCAAAATAG
- a CDS encoding ABC transporter permease, with protein MEIVLRLLFRRLMALPVMILGVTALVFIVLQFTPGDPATIALGESASEAAKEIYREQHGLNDPLIVQYLRFLGNLFVLDFGMTTPPEQPIVSMIAKAFPLTLQLTFIGVFLAAVVSFSLGITAALYRDRWVDQVIRLVSVAAVATPSFWLGILLIQYFSLKLDWLPSGGFVPFSEDPHEYLRSMILPSLALAVPVCASLIRVVRTTMVEEMDKDYVRTAIGNGVPYATVIRHNVLRNALITPVTVLGLRVGYLLGGAVVIEQIFDLPGMGKLIFNGIVNHDLNLVQGVVLTIAFTFVLVNIIVDILYLLINPKIRSL; from the coding sequence ATGGAAATCGTCCTCCGTCTTCTATTCCGACGTTTAATGGCTCTTCCAGTCATGATTCTAGGTGTAACTGCCTTAGTTTTTATCGTATTGCAATTTACGCCAGGCGATCCTGCTACTATTGCATTAGGCGAAAGTGCTAGCGAAGCCGCTAAAGAAATCTATCGAGAACAACATGGCTTAAACGATCCGCTGATCGTGCAATACCTTCGCTTTTTAGGCAATTTGTTTGTTTTAGACTTTGGTATGACAACACCGCCGGAACAACCTATTGTCAGCATGATCGCAAAAGCTTTTCCGCTCACATTGCAATTAACCTTTATTGGGGTATTTCTTGCTGCCGTTGTCTCATTTAGCTTAGGTATTACTGCGGCACTTTATCGAGATCGCTGGGTAGATCAAGTTATTCGCTTAGTTTCTGTCGCAGCGGTTGCCACACCATCATTTTGGTTAGGGATTTTATTGATTCAATACTTTTCGCTTAAATTAGACTGGTTACCTTCTGGTGGTTTCGTACCTTTTAGTGAAGATCCGCACGAATACTTACGTTCGATGATTTTACCTTCATTAGCACTGGCTGTTCCTGTTTGTGCCTCATTGATTCGTGTTGTACGAACCACAATGGTAGAAGAAATGGATAAAGATTACGTACGTACCGCAATTGGTAATGGCGTACCTTACGCTACGGTTATTCGCCACAATGTTTTACGCAATGCGTTAATTACACCGGTTACCGTATTAGGTTTGCGTGTCGGCTATTTATTGGGTGGTGCTGTTGTTATTGAGCAAATCTTCGACCTGCCGGGTATGGGAAAACTCATCTTTAACGGCATTGTGAATCACGACTTAAATCTGGTACAAGGTGTTGTCTTAACCATTGCCTTTACCTTTGTGCTTGTCAATATCATCGTAGATATTCTCTACTTATTGATTAACCCTAAAATTCGGAGTCTATAA
- a CDS encoding ABC transporter substrate-binding protein, whose amino-acid sequence MKTQFELNESRRHFMKLLAGASAGLAFSGTLGTFSSEAFASIRAGSSIEAGIAYPISTGFDPLTASGASSQAANLHIFEGLVDLHPATRQPYLALAAKDPEMKDEVTYHVTLRDGAVFHDGKPVTTEDVVYSFERVLDPAKASLFAQFIPFIESVKALDDKVVEFKLKYPFALFKERLTIVKIVPKHIVEAGQSAFDANPIGSGPYRFVSATKDDRIVFAANPAYNGIYPAKVEKMTWFLLADDAARVTAQESGRIQAMESVPYLDAQRLKRKTEVQPVQSFGLLFLMFNCEKAPFNNPKVRQALHYAIDTQKLIDIAFLGNAKAATSYVQDTHPDYVKANAQYDFDKAKAEALLQEAGVKELKFQLLSTDHAWVKECAPLILESWNALKGVKATLQHLQSGALYGAHVDKGNFEVVIAPGDPSVFGNDLDLLLSWWYRGDVWPKRRFRWADTPEYAEIQKLLDEAVRAKSHEEAKVAWTKAINIIAEQVPLYPIVHRKLPTAWNAKALTDFQPLPTTGLSFLGVGRK is encoded by the coding sequence ATGAAAACACAATTTGAACTCAATGAATCTCGTCGCCATTTTATGAAATTGCTTGCTGGTGCAAGTGCTGGCTTGGCTTTTAGTGGGACTTTAGGCACCTTTTCTTCAGAGGCATTTGCTAGTATACGGGCGGGTTCCAGTATTGAAGCGGGGATTGCTTACCCAATCTCTACTGGCTTTGACCCTCTAACCGCAAGCGGCGCGTCTTCACAAGCCGCAAACTTACATATTTTTGAAGGTTTGGTGGACTTACACCCTGCAACTCGTCAGCCTTATCTTGCTCTTGCCGCCAAAGATCCTGAAATGAAAGATGAAGTGACCTATCACGTCACATTAAGAGATGGTGCCGTTTTCCACGATGGGAAACCAGTGACAACAGAAGATGTTGTGTATTCTTTTGAACGTGTGCTTGATCCGGCAAAAGCTTCGCTATTTGCACAATTCATTCCATTTATTGAATCCGTGAAGGCATTAGATGACAAAGTGGTGGAATTTAAATTGAAATATCCATTTGCTTTATTTAAAGAACGCTTGACCATTGTCAAAATTGTGCCGAAACATATCGTAGAAGCAGGACAATCTGCCTTTGATGCAAACCCAATCGGTTCTGGTCCATATCGTTTTGTTTCTGCAACAAAAGATGACCGTATCGTTTTTGCAGCTAACCCAGCATATAACGGTATTTATCCTGCTAAAGTCGAAAAAATGACATGGTTCTTATTAGCAGATGATGCTGCTCGTGTCACCGCGCAAGAATCTGGTCGTATCCAAGCTATGGAATCTGTGCCTTATTTAGATGCACAACGCTTAAAACGTAAAACGGAAGTTCAGCCTGTACAATCTTTTGGCTTACTCTTCTTAATGTTTAACTGTGAAAAAGCACCATTTAATAATCCTAAAGTGCGTCAAGCGTTACATTATGCGATAGATACCCAAAAATTGATTGATATTGCGTTCTTAGGTAATGCAAAAGCCGCGACTTCTTATGTTCAAGATACGCATCCTGATTATGTCAAAGCTAATGCACAATACGACTTTGACAAAGCCAAAGCGGAGGCATTACTCCAAGAAGCAGGTGTGAAAGAGTTAAAATTCCAACTCTTATCTACTGACCATGCTTGGGTTAAAGAGTGTGCGCCATTGATTCTCGAATCTTGGAATGCGCTAAAAGGCGTGAAAGCTACCCTTCAACATTTACAATCTGGTGCATTATATGGGGCACATGTTGATAAAGGTAACTTTGAAGTCGTGATTGCACCGGGCGATCCATCTGTATTCGGTAATGACTTAGACCTCTTACTCAGTTGGTGGTATCGTGGTGATGTATGGCCAAAACGTCGTTTCCGCTGGGCAGATACACCAGAGTATGCTGAAATCCAAAAATTACTGGATGAAGCAGTGAGAGCGAAATCACATGAAGAAGCAAAAGTTGCTTGGACAAAAGCAATCAACATTATTGCAGAACAAGTGCCGCTTTACCCAATTGTGCATCGTAAACTCCCAACAGCATGGAATGCAAAAGCACTCACAGACTTCCAACCATTACCAACAACGGGTCTTTCATTCTTAGGTGTTGGTCGTAAATAA
- a CDS encoding N-acetylmannosamine-6-phosphate 2-epimerase: MRKSQEKILAQIQNGLIASCQPVDDGPMDKPEIVAAMAMASVVGGAKGIRIEGVENLKATRPYITVPIIGIVKRDLPDSPVRITPYLEDIDALAQAGADIIAVDGTFRTRPVELKLAVERIHAQGCLAMADCSNLEEGLYCQQLGFDIVGSTMSGYTGGVVPDEPDYQLVIDLKNAGCFVMAEGRYNTPELAQKAIEIGADAVTVGSALTRLEHIVSWFVKAIQSAESAKVG; this comes from the coding sequence ATGCGTAAATCCCAAGAAAAAATTTTGGCTCAAATTCAAAATGGACTCATTGCTTCTTGCCAACCTGTTGATGACGGACCAATGGATAAGCCGGAAATTGTGGCAGCAATGGCAATGGCTTCGGTTGTTGGTGGTGCGAAAGGCATCCGTATTGAAGGTGTTGAAAATCTGAAAGCAACCCGTCCTTATATTACCGTGCCGATCATTGGCATTGTGAAGCGAGATTTGCCTGACTCGCCTGTGCGGATCACGCCTTATTTGGAAGATATTGATGCGTTAGCCCAAGCAGGGGCAGATATCATTGCTGTCGATGGAACCTTTAGAACTCGCCCAGTGGAGCTTAAGCTGGCTGTCGAGCGTATTCATGCACAAGGTTGTTTAGCAATGGCGGATTGCTCCAATTTAGAAGAGGGTCTCTATTGTCAGCAATTGGGATTCGATATTGTCGGAAGCACGATGTCGGGTTATACCGGAGGAGTAGTTCCCGATGAGCCTGATTATCAGCTTGTGATTGATTTAAAAAATGCAGGCTGTTTTGTGATGGCGGAAGGACGCTATAACACACCGGAATTAGCCCAAAAAGCAATAGAAATTGGCGCTGATGCGGTAACTGTTGGTTCAGCTTTAACGCGCCTTGAACATATTGTGAGTTGGTTTGTAAAAGCGATTCAATCTGCGGAATCTGCTAAGGTTGGTTAA
- a CDS encoding N-acetylmannosamine kinase produces MRCLSIDIGGTKIAAALVENNQLSQRVQIATPQSKESGAMKAVLAELVAQYQGQFDAISVASTGIINQGILTALNPKNLGGLAEFPLKETLTQLTAKPIFLLNDVQAAVCAEYQHEDPQEIQNFVFITVSTGVGGGIIQNGQLLCEPHGIAGHLGHTLADPNGPICGCGRPGCVEVIASGRAIEAAAANWEAPCSAKEVFERFRQQELQAVQLVERSAKAIANLVADLKIGLDTQKIVIGGSVGLAEGYLPLVEKFMQALPSIYHCPIVKARYAGDAGLIGAAKWAEMNQQF; encoded by the coding sequence ATGCGATGTTTATCAATAGATATTGGTGGCACCAAAATTGCGGCGGCGTTAGTTGAAAATAATCAGCTATCTCAACGAGTACAAATTGCTACACCGCAATCAAAAGAGAGTGGGGCAATGAAAGCCGTATTAGCCGAACTTGTTGCTCAGTATCAAGGACAATTTGATGCGATTTCGGTGGCTTCAACAGGGATTATTAACCAGGGTATTTTAACTGCATTGAATCCTAAAAATTTAGGTGGATTAGCGGAATTCCCATTGAAAGAAACATTGACGCAATTGACTGCTAAACCTATTTTTCTGTTAAACGATGTACAAGCTGCTGTTTGTGCGGAATATCAACACGAAGATCCTCAAGAAATTCAGAATTTTGTCTTTATCACCGTTTCTACAGGTGTTGGTGGAGGTATTATTCAAAATGGGCAGTTGTTATGTGAACCCCACGGTATTGCAGGGCATTTAGGTCATACATTAGCCGATCCGAATGGACCGATTTGTGGTTGTGGGCGACCAGGTTGTGTAGAGGTAATAGCCTCAGGGCGAGCAATTGAAGCCGCAGCTGCAAACTGGGAAGCACCTTGTTCGGCGAAAGAGGTCTTTGAACGTTTCCGCCAGCAAGAATTACAAGCGGTTCAATTAGTTGAAAGATCTGCAAAAGCAATCGCAAATTTAGTTGCGGATTTAAAAATTGGTTTGGATACACAAAAAATCGTTATCGGTGGAAGCGTTGGGTTAGCCGAGGGATATTTGCCTTTGGTTGAAAAATTCATGCAAGCCTTACCGTCTATTTATCATTGCCCTATTGTGAAAGCTCGTTATGCCGGCGATGCCGGTTTAATTGGTGCGGCGAAATGGGCAGAAATGAATCAACAGTTTTAA